The following are encoded in a window of Ferribacterium limneticum genomic DNA:
- a CDS encoding bifunctional protein-serine/threonine kinase/phosphatase, whose protein sequence is MNNPAKNGLQLAIGHASLTGPRERNEDFCGVATPEGQELENKGVIAAVADGIGGHQGGREASEYTVRGLLSDYFATPDTWGVPRAIETVTTALNRWVIAEGSRNAELSGMATTLSVLVLRGRRFYTAHIGDSRIYRLQEGRLQQMTVDHTWEHPELNNVLSRAIGLDPRVLLDFADGELAVNDRFLLVSDGVWGILPDALMAEVLLDHPDPQAAAAALTSLALAQGGHDNATAVVVDVLGLPPASLRDSLESAASLPLPHRLKVGHELDGLIIEEVLHDSRETLLYRVRNPRNGQQLVLKTLQPAMEGDQGAIAALLMEEWRARRVVSPFFPQVVPAEQRSCLYYLMTWHAGATLQARLDAGQHFPAGEVVRLGIALLRAIGALHRLDIVHRDIKTDNIHLGQDGVLRVLDLGVAISLAERKAADPIGQAGTPSYMAPELFDSPEPQPGHDLYAAGVTLYHLLTRKYPYGEIEPFQTPKFGEPARPTRWRPEIPGWLENILLKAVARDAKDRFETAEEFVLALERGATRPIAAPSRQPLIVRNPLQFWKVLAGLSLAVNLILLLILMR, encoded by the coding sequence ATGAATAATCCTGCGAAAAACGGTTTGCAACTGGCCATCGGTCACGCCTCGCTGACCGGGCCGCGCGAGCGGAACGAGGACTTTTGCGGCGTCGCCACGCCGGAAGGGCAGGAGCTCGAAAACAAGGGCGTCATCGCCGCCGTCGCCGACGGCATCGGCGGTCACCAGGGCGGTCGCGAAGCTTCCGAATACACGGTGCGCGGCCTGCTCTCCGATTATTTCGCGACGCCCGACACCTGGGGCGTGCCGCGTGCCATCGAAACGGTGACGACGGCGCTCAACCGCTGGGTCATCGCCGAAGGCAGCCGCAACGCCGAACTGTCGGGCATGGCGACGACGCTGTCGGTGCTCGTCCTGCGCGGTCGGCGCTTCTACACGGCGCACATTGGCGACAGCCGCATCTACCGTCTGCAGGAAGGCCGTCTGCAGCAAATGACGGTCGATCACACTTGGGAACATCCGGAACTCAACAACGTGCTGTCGCGCGCCATCGGCCTCGACCCGCGCGTCCTGCTTGATTTCGCCGATGGCGAACTGGCGGTCAATGACCGTTTCCTGCTCGTCTCCGACGGCGTCTGGGGCATCCTGCCCGATGCCCTGATGGCCGAGGTGTTGCTCGATCACCCCGACCCACAGGCCGCCGCCGCCGCGCTGACTAGCCTGGCGCTGGCCCAGGGCGGCCACGACAATGCGACGGCTGTGGTCGTCGATGTGCTCGGCCTGCCGCCGGCCAGCCTGCGCGATAGTCTGGAAAGCGCGGCCAGCCTGCCTCTGCCGCACCGCCTCAAAGTGGGGCATGAACTCGATGGGCTGATTATCGAAGAGGTGCTGCACGATTCGCGCGAAACGCTGCTCTATCGCGTGCGCAACCCGCGCAACGGCCAGCAACTGGTTTTGAAAACCCTGCAACCGGCGATGGAGGGCGACCAGGGCGCCATCGCCGCGCTGCTCATGGAGGAATGGCGGGCCAGGCGCGTCGTTTCGCCCTTCTTCCCGCAGGTCGTGCCGGCCGAACAGCGCAGCTGTCTGTATTACCTGATGACCTGGCACGCCGGGGCGACGCTGCAGGCCCGGCTCGATGCCGGCCAGCATTTTCCGGCCGGCGAGGTCGTCCGGCTCGGCATTGCCCTGCTCAGGGCGATTGGCGCCTTGCACCGGCTCGACATCGTGCATCGCGACATCAAGACCGACAACATCCACCTCGGCCAGGATGGCGTGCTGCGTGTCCTCGACCTGGGCGTCGCCATCAGCCTGGCCGAACGCAAGGCCGCCGACCCGATCGGCCAGGCCGGTACGCCGTCCTACATGGCGCCGGAGCTGTTCGACAGCCCCGAGCCGCAGCCCGGCCACGACCTCTACGCCGCCGGCGTGACGCTCTACCACCTGCTGACGCGCAAATATCCCTACGGCGAAATCGAACCCTTCCAGACGCCAAAATTCGGCGAGCCGGCCCGACCGACCCGCTGGCGCCCGGAAATTCCCGGCTGGCTCGAAAACATCCTGCTCAAGGCCGTCGCCCGCGACGCCAAGGATAGATTCGAGACGGCCGAGGAGTTCGTCCTGGCGCTCGAGCGCGGCGCTACCCGGCCGATCGCGGCACCGAGCCGGCAGCCCCTGATCGTGCGCAATCCCCTGCAGTTCTGGAAAGTCCTCGCGGGGCTATCGCTCGCGGTCAACCTGATTTTGTTGCTCATCTTGATGCGCTAG
- a CDS encoding ABC transporter substrate-binding protein codes for MQKFRNLYAILGIALWSVGGPLWAEPQSIKIGVIGPLSAKSSEDMGLSIVGGARVFLSDINTTGGIMGRPIELVIRDDQAKPEVGVAIARELVEKEKVVAVVGFANTGVALPSAKVLQEARIPLIVSGSTGATVIRTFMPPAYPVSYVFRTSASDELQPVVILDDVIDRRKLGRIALLHDESPYGQFGRQSVLAELERRKLKPVAVASFKVGETDMRAQLQQVKDSGADVIVMYCLGTDAATLVKSAEKINLKLPMVGPWTLSQKTFIDQAGKSAEGARTSVTFIESELSSVKNQFSLNYRKINKVSRIPSAVAAAQTYDALRLISLAIFQANSTEGPQIQAALENLQYQTTSTVVSRYTRPFTKTDHEAVTGNMVIMGEIRNGQVAYAYKEDASSSVIMRTKSPAR; via the coding sequence ATGCAAAAATTCAGAAACTTGTATGCAATTTTGGGGATCGCCTTGTGGTCCGTGGGTGGTCCGCTATGGGCCGAGCCGCAAAGTATCAAGATCGGCGTGATCGGCCCGCTCAGCGCAAAGTCGTCGGAGGACATGGGGCTGAGCATTGTCGGTGGGGCCAGGGTGTTTCTTTCGGACATCAACACGACGGGCGGGATCATGGGACGGCCGATCGAACTGGTCATCCGTGACGACCAAGCCAAGCCTGAGGTCGGTGTAGCCATTGCCCGGGAACTGGTGGAAAAGGAGAAGGTGGTCGCCGTCGTCGGCTTTGCCAATACCGGAGTCGCCTTGCCGTCGGCCAAGGTGCTGCAGGAGGCGAGAATTCCGCTGATCGTCAGCGGGTCGACCGGCGCAACAGTCATCCGGACATTCATGCCACCGGCCTATCCGGTCAGTTACGTGTTCCGCACCTCGGCAAGCGACGAACTGCAGCCGGTCGTCATCCTCGACGATGTGATCGACCGGCGAAAACTGGGCCGAATCGCGCTATTGCACGATGAGTCGCCCTATGGCCAGTTCGGCCGGCAAAGCGTGCTGGCCGAACTGGAACGGCGCAAGCTCAAACCGGTCGCCGTCGCGAGCTTCAAGGTCGGCGAGACGGATATGCGAGCGCAGCTGCAGCAAGTCAAGGACAGTGGCGCCGACGTCATCGTCATGTACTGCCTGGGGACCGACGCTGCGACGCTGGTCAAAAGTGCCGAGAAAATTAACCTGAAATTGCCGATGGTCGGCCCGTGGACCTTGTCGCAAAAAACTTTTATCGACCAGGCAGGAAAGAGCGCCGAAGGGGCGCGGACATCGGTGACTTTCATCGAGAGCGAACTGAGTTCGGTCAAGAACCAGTTCTCGCTCAATTACCGAAAGATCAACAAAGTCAGCCGAATTCCGTCGGCAGTGGCCGCGGCCCAGACCTACGACGCGCTGCGCCTGATCTCGCTGGCCATCTTCCAGGCCAACTCGACGGAAGGGCCGCAGATTCAGGCGGCGCTCGAAAATTTGCAATACCAGACCACCTCGACCGTCGTCTCGCGCTACACCAGGCCTTTCACCAAAACCGACCATGAGGCGGTCACCGGGAACATGGTCATCATGGGCGAGATTCGCAATGGACAGGTCGCCTACGCCTACAAGGAAGATGCCAGCAGCTCAGTGATAATGCGGACGAAATCCCCTGCCAGATAA
- the nirD gene encoding nitrite reductase small subunit NirD, which produces MSNWKLICKLEDIPQLGSRVVHWEERGKIAVFRTSDDDVFALHDKCPHKGGPLSQGIVHGKRVTCPLHGWNIGLEDGQAVAPDVGGCKKFEVKVENGEVFMAA; this is translated from the coding sequence ATGAGCAACTGGAAACTGATCTGCAAACTGGAAGACATCCCGCAACTCGGCTCGCGCGTCGTCCATTGGGAAGAGCGCGGCAAGATCGCCGTCTTCCGTACCTCCGACGATGACGTCTTTGCCCTGCACGACAAATGCCCGCACAAGGGCGGCCCGTTGTCGCAAGGCATCGTGCACGGCAAGCGCGTGACCTGTCCGCTGCACGGCTGGAACATCGGCCTCGAAGACGGCCAGGCCGTCGCGCCGGATGTCGGCGGCTGCAAGAAGTTCGAAGTCAAGGTCGAGAACGGCGAAGTCTTCATGGCCGCCTGA
- a CDS encoding formate/nitrite transporter family protein, whose translation MAYLAPTEFVTKMIDAGESKIFMSTRDTLIRAYMAGAILALAAAFAITVNVQTGQPLVGAMLFPVGFILLYLLGFDLLTGVFTLCPLALIDKRPGVTIGGILRNWGLVFVGNFAGALTVAIIMAIIWTFGFTEAPNAVAQKIGTIGEGRTVGYAAHGAAGMLTLFLRGVLCNWMVSTGVVGAMVCTNVTGKVVTMWMPIMVFFYMGFEHSIVNMFLFPSGLMLGGNFSIYDYMVWNEIPTVLGNLVGGIAFVGLTLYSTHVRTAPKRNAA comes from the coding sequence ATGGCCTATCTGGCTCCGACCGAATTCGTCACCAAAATGATCGACGCCGGCGAATCGAAAATATTCATGTCCACGCGCGATACGCTGATCCGGGCCTACATGGCCGGTGCCATCCTGGCGCTGGCCGCAGCGTTTGCCATCACCGTCAACGTTCAGACCGGGCAGCCACTGGTCGGCGCGATGCTGTTCCCGGTCGGCTTCATTCTGCTTTATCTCCTCGGCTTTGACCTGCTGACCGGCGTCTTCACGCTCTGCCCGCTGGCCCTGATCGACAAGCGTCCGGGCGTCACGATCGGCGGCATCCTGCGCAACTGGGGGCTGGTCTTCGTCGGCAACTTCGCCGGCGCCCTGACCGTGGCGATCATCATGGCGATCATCTGGACCTTCGGTTTTACCGAAGCGCCCAATGCCGTGGCCCAGAAAATCGGCACCATCGGCGAAGGCCGCACCGTCGGCTATGCCGCGCACGGCGCCGCCGGCATGCTGACCCTGTTCCTGCGCGGCGTGCTGTGCAACTGGATGGTGTCCACCGGCGTCGTCGGCGCCATGGTCTGTACCAACGTGACCGGCAAGGTCGTCACCATGTGGATGCCGATCATGGTCTTCTTCTACATGGGCTTCGAGCACTCCATCGTCAATATGTTCCTGTTTCCGTCCGGCCTGATGCTCGGTGGCAACTTCTCGATCTACGACTACATGGTCTGGAACGAGATCCCGACCGTGCTCGGCAATCTGGTCGGCGGCATCGCCTTCGTCGGCCTGACGCTCTACTCCACCCACGTGCGCACCGCACCGAAGCGTAACGCCGCCTGA
- a CDS encoding Acg family FMN-binding oxidoreductase, with amino-acid sequence MLRRRQFVVGAGALAVAAPFLVGCSSGSPVEDAARRLRRPGAVGTGDRALLLGELVRHATLAPSSHNTQCWKFRVQEGLITIAPDLSRRCPAVDPDDHHLFVSLGCASENLAQAALANGLQAGASFDPAGDGAVAVRLEATKAHVSPLFQAIAERQCTRGDYDGRPLSTAELRLLEQAGSGNGVRLLLLTERSVMETVLDYVLAANTAQIDDPAFIAELKMWIRFSNDEAIRTGDGLFAGATGNPAVPRWLGSPMMGLFFTAKSENERYARQIRNSAGIAVFVSEVSDKAHWVETGRCYERFALQATALGIRNALLNQPVEVAALRPQFAAAIGLGDRRPDLVVRFGRGPSMPMSMRRPVEAVLV; translated from the coding sequence ATGTTGAGACGCAGACAGTTTGTCGTGGGCGCGGGTGCTTTGGCGGTTGCGGCGCCGTTTCTGGTGGGCTGTTCATCCGGCTCGCCTGTTGAGGATGCGGCTCGCCGCCTTCGTCGCCCGGGGGCGGTGGGCACCGGCGACCGTGCGCTGCTGCTCGGCGAACTGGTGCGCCATGCCACGCTGGCGCCGTCGAGCCACAACACCCAGTGCTGGAAGTTTCGTGTTCAGGAAGGCTTGATCACCATCGCCCCGGACCTCTCGCGGCGCTGCCCAGCGGTTGATCCGGATGACCATCATCTGTTCGTTTCGCTGGGCTGTGCCAGCGAAAACCTGGCGCAGGCTGCGTTGGCCAACGGGCTGCAGGCCGGCGCCAGCTTCGATCCGGCCGGGGATGGCGCGGTTGCGGTGCGGCTGGAGGCGACCAAGGCCCATGTCTCACCGCTGTTTCAGGCGATTGCCGAGCGGCAGTGCACCCGCGGCGACTACGATGGCCGGCCGCTGTCCACCGCGGAGCTTCGCCTGCTTGAACAGGCCGGCAGCGGCAATGGGGTGCGCCTGTTGCTGCTGACGGAACGGTCGGTGATGGAGACGGTTCTCGACTATGTGCTAGCCGCCAACACGGCGCAAATAGATGATCCGGCTTTCATCGCGGAGCTGAAAATGTGGATTCGCTTCAGCAATGACGAAGCGATCCGGACTGGCGATGGCCTGTTCGCAGGCGCCACGGGCAACCCGGCCGTGCCGCGCTGGCTGGGCAGCCCGATGATGGGGCTGTTCTTCACGGCAAAATCCGAGAACGAGCGCTACGCCCGGCAAATTCGCAACTCGGCCGGCATCGCCGTGTTCGTTTCGGAGGTCAGCGACAAGGCGCATTGGGTGGAAACCGGCCGCTGCTACGAGCGCTTCGCCTTGCAGGCGACGGCGCTGGGCATTCGCAATGCGTTGCTCAATCAACCGGTCGAGGTCGCCGCGCTCCGGCCACAGTTTGCCGCTGCCATTGGCCTCGGCGACCGGCGGCCTGATCTGGTTGTGCGCTTCGGCCGCGGACCGAGCATGCCCATGTCCATGCGACGGCCGGTTGAGGCTGTGCTGGTCTGA
- a CDS encoding type IV pili methyl-accepting chemotaxis transducer N-terminal domain-containing protein, which produces MKRRTFLICAAGGLLASPAFALNEAKPTGGLGVGAAINKAGRQRMLSQRMAKAYAMQAAGVMPERAGPLLDSSRRLFEAQLTELKTLAPTEGIQAALVGLDTTWRLYREVLSRPRSPENARLVLAESENTLRAAHALTVLYEKHAANSAGHLVNISGRQRMLSQRMAKCFLFEQSGLDSNALRAERDTARREFVAALAELNAAPENNAAIRTELELANTQWLFFEQALNGRESIREIAARNVATTSERILEIMDSLTGRYENLVRG; this is translated from the coding sequence ATGAAGAGAAGAACGTTTCTGATCTGCGCCGCCGGGGGGCTGCTGGCCTCCCCGGCGTTTGCCCTGAACGAGGCCAAGCCGACCGGCGGACTGGGCGTCGGCGCGGCGATCAACAAGGCCGGTCGCCAGCGCATGTTGTCGCAGCGCATGGCCAAGGCCTACGCGATGCAAGCGGCCGGGGTGATGCCGGAGCGCGCCGGGCCCCTGCTCGATAGCTCGCGTCGCCTGTTCGAGGCGCAGCTGACCGAACTGAAGACACTGGCGCCGACGGAGGGTATCCAGGCCGCGCTGGTCGGGCTGGATACCACCTGGCGGCTCTATCGCGAGGTGTTGTCCCGACCACGTTCGCCGGAAAATGCCCGGCTGGTGCTGGCCGAGTCGGAAAATACCCTGCGCGCCGCCCATGCCTTGACCGTCCTCTACGAAAAACACGCGGCCAACAGCGCCGGCCACCTGGTCAATATTTCCGGGCGCCAACGCATGCTGTCGCAGCGCATGGCCAAGTGTTTCCTGTTCGAGCAGTCCGGCCTTGATTCGAACGCTCTGCGTGCCGAGCGCGACACGGCGCGGCGTGAATTCGTCGCGGCGCTGGCCGAACTGAATGCGGCGCCGGAGAACAATGCGGCCATTCGCACCGAACTGGAACTGGCCAACACCCAGTGGCTCTTTTTCGAGCAGGCGCTGAACGGTCGGGAATCGATCCGGGAAATCGCCGCCCGCAACGTGGCGACGACCAGCGAGCGGATTCTCGAAATCATGGACAGTCTGACCGGCCGCTACGAGAACCTGGTGCGTGGTTGA
- a CDS encoding bifunctional protein-serine/threonine kinase/phosphatase translates to MSHQLKITVGQYSDKGRKEINQDFHGVLVPREPQLGSKGIAIALADGISSSDVSQEAAQAAVTAFLDDYYCTSDAWSVKTSAEHVLAATNTWLHSQTQQSHHRYDRERGYVCTFSGIIIKSRTAHLFHVGDARIYRLRGAALEQLTEDHRVRVSSVQSYLARALGMDRKVEVDYQALPLEEGELLLLATDGVYEFTDAACVAAAIEGCAGNLDQAAQAIVEEALKRGSGDNLTLQIVRIDELPTPESNEMFRQLSELPFPPALDARMDFDGYRIVREIKGSARSHIYLAVDGETGERVVIKTPSVDLQANPAYLERFLMEEWIAKRINSPHVLKPCSPTRQRHYIYVVTEYIEGQTLAQWMIDNPKPELPAVRGIVEQIAKGLQAFHRLEMVHQDLKPDNIMIDGTGTVKIIDFGATRVAGVMEIATPIEQINLLGSAAYAAPEYFLGENGSSRSDIFSLGVIAYQMLSGKLPYGVEVAKSRTRAAQKKLAYQTVLNEEREIPAWIDDAIRKAVEPNPFDRYEELSEFIYDLHHPNNEFLNKTKPPLIERNPVIFWKSVSFVLMLVLLMVSAVRFH, encoded by the coding sequence ATGAGCCACCAACTAAAAATCACCGTCGGGCAGTATTCCGATAAGGGCCGCAAGGAAATCAACCAGGATTTCCATGGCGTGCTCGTTCCCAGGGAGCCGCAACTCGGCAGCAAGGGCATCGCCATCGCTCTGGCCGACGGCATCAGTAGCAGCGATGTCAGCCAGGAGGCGGCGCAGGCCGCCGTCACTGCCTTTCTTGACGATTATTACTGCACCTCCGACGCCTGGTCGGTCAAAACCTCGGCCGAGCACGTGCTGGCCGCCACCAACACCTGGCTGCATTCGCAGACCCAGCAAAGCCATCACCGTTACGACCGGGAGCGTGGCTATGTCTGTACCTTCAGCGGCATCATCATCAAGTCGCGGACGGCCCACCTGTTCCATGTTGGCGATGCGCGGATCTACCGCCTGCGCGGCGCGGCGCTTGAGCAGCTGACCGAGGATCATCGCGTCCGCGTCTCGTCGGTGCAAAGCTATCTGGCGCGGGCGCTCGGCATGGACCGCAAGGTCGAAGTCGATTACCAGGCGCTGCCGCTGGAGGAGGGCGAACTCCTGTTGCTGGCGACTGATGGCGTCTATGAATTCACCGATGCCGCCTGTGTCGCGGCAGCTATCGAAGGCTGCGCCGGCAATCTCGATCAGGCGGCCCAGGCCATTGTCGAAGAGGCCTTGAAGCGCGGCAGCGGCGACAACCTGACGCTCCAGATCGTCCGTATCGACGAGCTGCCGACGCCGGAATCGAACGAAATGTTCCGGCAGCTCTCCGAACTGCCCTTCCCGCCGGCACTCGATGCGCGGATGGATTTCGACGGCTACCGGATCGTCCGCGAAATCAAGGGCAGCGCCCGCAGCCACATCTATCTGGCGGTCGATGGTGAAACCGGCGAGCGCGTCGTCATCAAGACGCCATCGGTCGACCTGCAGGCCAATCCGGCCTATTTAGAACGCTTCCTGATGGAAGAGTGGATCGCCAAGCGCATCAACAGCCCGCATGTGCTCAAGCCGTGCTCGCCAACGCGCCAGCGTCACTACATCTACGTCGTCACCGAATACATCGAAGGCCAGACCCTGGCCCAGTGGATGATCGACAACCCCAAGCCCGAACTGCCGGCCGTGCGCGGCATCGTCGAACAGATCGCCAAGGGCCTGCAGGCCTTCCACCGCCTCGAAATGGTGCATCAGGATCTGAAGCCGGACAACATCATGATCGACGGCACCGGCACCGTGAAAATCATCGACTTCGGTGCGACAAGGGTCGCTGGCGTCATGGAAATCGCCACGCCCATCGAGCAGATCAATCTGCTCGGTTCAGCCGCCTACGCCGCGCCGGAATACTTTCTCGGCGAAAACGGCTCGTCGCGTTCCGACATCTTCTCGCTCGGCGTCATCGCCTACCAGATGCTCTCCGGCAAGCTGCCCTACGGCGTCGAAGTCGCCAAATCGCGGACCAGGGCGGCGCAGAAAAAGCTCGCCTATCAAACCGTCCTCAACGAAGAACGCGAAATCCCGGCCTGGATAGACGACGCCATCCGCAAAGCCGTCGAACCGAACCCCTTTGATCGCTACGAAGAGCTTTCCGAATTCATCTACGACCTCCATCACCCGAATAACGAATTCCTCAACAAGACCAAACCGCCGCTCATCGAGCGCAACCCGGTGATCTTCTGGAAGAGCGTTTCTTTCGTGCTGATGCTGGTGCTGCTCATGGTGAGCGCCGTTCGCTTTCACTGA
- a CDS encoding DUF6920 family protein: protein MTSVLWLGLAFGSIAALAIGLSAYGAVRWADSTRWLLARLEDGRMPTTATRYDAAELEGLPAPVQRYFHAVLTTGQPIVTAVSFDMTGTFNLSATGEQWKAFTSRQHVIIRRPGFVWDARIAMLPGLTVRVVDSYIAGQGLLRAAILGLFKVADLSGEGEIARGEFMRFFAEAVWYPTALLPSQGVRWAAVDARSAKATMADGPLTLTLLFRFNDEGLIDSFRAEARGSMVGKEMVMAPWEGSFSDYRTRDGMRVPNTGEVAWLRPDGRKPYFRGTLTALSYEQT from the coding sequence ATGACATCAGTGCTGTGGCTTGGCCTTGCCTTCGGCAGTATCGCCGCTTTAGCCATTGGCCTGAGCGCCTATGGTGCGGTGCGCTGGGCGGATTCGACGCGCTGGCTCCTCGCTCGCCTTGAAGACGGCCGGATGCCGACGACCGCCACGCGCTACGACGCAGCTGAGCTCGAAGGCCTGCCGGCACCGGTGCAGCGTTACTTTCACGCCGTGCTGACGACTGGTCAGCCGATCGTCACCGCCGTCAGCTTCGACATGACGGGTACCTTCAACCTGTCGGCGACGGGCGAGCAATGGAAAGCGTTTACCTCGCGGCAACACGTCATCATCCGTCGCCCCGGCTTCGTCTGGGACGCCCGGATAGCGATGCTGCCGGGATTGACGGTGCGCGTGGTGGACAGCTACATCGCCGGCCAGGGCCTGCTGCGCGCGGCGATCCTAGGCTTGTTCAAGGTGGCCGATCTGAGCGGTGAGGGCGAGATTGCCCGCGGCGAGTTCATGCGTTTCTTCGCTGAAGCCGTGTGGTATCCGACCGCCCTGCTGCCCAGCCAGGGCGTGCGCTGGGCGGCGGTCGACGCGCGTTCGGCCAAGGCCACCATGGCGGATGGCCCGCTCACGCTGACCCTGCTGTTCAGGTTCAATGACGAGGGCCTGATCGACTCGTTCCGTGCCGAAGCGAGGGGCAGCATGGTGGGCAAGGAAATGGTCATGGCCCCTTGGGAAGGAAGCTTCTCGGATTACCGGACGCGCGACGGAATGCGCGTGCCGAACACGGGCGAAGTGGCATGGCTGCGGCCCGACGGGCGCAAGCCGTATTTCCGCGGTACGCTCACCGCGTTGAGCTATGAACAAACCTGA
- a CDS encoding nitrate/nitrite transporter, producing MDKKSFLQAGHTPTLLAAFLYFDLAFMVWVILGPLGVGIAKDLGLSHAEKGMMVATPVLAGALLRIIMGILVDRLSPKKAAIIGQVIVIAAMAYAWQVGVHSYAEVLILGLFLGVAGASFAAALPLASRWYPAEHQGTAMGIAGAGNSGTALAALFAPGLAAAFGWTNVFGVVLIPLVLVLIVFIFMAKDAPDAPPPKTFAEYLKVLKDKDAWWFMFFYSVTFGGFVGLASSLVIYFNTQYGLDPKMAGFFTAGCVFAGSLVRPIGGNVADRIGGVKSLSVMYVFAAIFLAIVSFGLPEAWMALAAFVGAMLALGMGNGAVFQLVPQRFRKEIGVMTGLVGMAGGVGGFYLASSLGYSKQLTGTYQAGFLIFASLAIFALVGLTSVKTRWRTTWGASHLTAAKI from the coding sequence ATGGACAAGAAATCATTCCTGCAGGCCGGTCATACGCCGACGCTGCTCGCGGCTTTTCTCTACTTCGATCTCGCTTTCATGGTCTGGGTCATTCTCGGCCCGCTCGGCGTCGGCATTGCCAAGGATCTCGGCCTGTCGCATGCGGAAAAGGGCATGATGGTCGCCACCCCGGTGCTGGCCGGCGCGCTGTTGCGCATCATCATGGGCATTCTGGTTGATCGCCTGTCGCCCAAGAAGGCAGCGATCATCGGTCAGGTCATCGTGATCGCCGCCATGGCCTATGCCTGGCAGGTCGGCGTGCATTCCTACGCCGAAGTGCTGATTCTCGGCCTCTTCCTCGGTGTTGCCGGCGCTTCCTTCGCCGCCGCCTTGCCGCTCGCCTCGCGCTGGTATCCGGCCGAGCATCAGGGCACGGCGATGGGCATTGCCGGAGCCGGCAACTCGGGCACGGCGCTGGCGGCGCTGTTCGCCCCCGGTCTGGCGGCCGCTTTCGGGTGGACCAACGTTTTCGGCGTCGTGCTCATTCCGCTCGTGCTCGTCCTGATTGTCTTCATCTTCATGGCCAAGGATGCGCCGGATGCGCCGCCGCCCAAGACTTTTGCCGAATACCTCAAGGTTCTCAAGGACAAGGATGCCTGGTGGTTCATGTTCTTCTACTCGGTGACCTTCGGCGGCTTCGTCGGCCTGGCCTCGTCGCTGGTCATCTACTTCAACACCCAGTACGGCCTCGACCCCAAGATGGCCGGTTTCTTCACCGCCGGCTGCGTCTTCGCCGGTTCGCTGGTGCGGCCGATCGGCGGCAACGTGGCTGACCGCATCGGCGGCGTCAAATCGCTGTCGGTGATGTATGTCTTCGCCGCCATCTTCCTGGCCATCGTCAGCTTCGGCCTGCCCGAAGCGTGGATGGCGCTGGCCGCCTTCGTCGGTGCCATGCTCGCCCTTGGCATGGGCAACGGCGCCGTGTTCCAGCTCGTGCCCCAGCGTTTCCGCAAGGAAATCGGGGTGATGACCGGGCTGGTCGGCATGGCCGGTGGTGTCGGCGGCTTCTACCTGGCCTCCAGCCTGGGCTACTCGAAGCAACTGACCGGGACTTACCAGGCCGGCTTCCTCATTTTTGCCAGCCTGGCCATCTTCGCGCTGGTCGGCCTGACCAGCGTCAAGACCCGCTGGCGGACCACCTGGGGCGCCAGCCACCTGACCGCGGCCAAGATCTGA